The Impatiens glandulifera chromosome 3, dImpGla2.1, whole genome shotgun sequence genome contains a region encoding:
- the LOC124929910 gene encoding uncharacterized protein LOC124929910 yields MQTKRKNVGRRAWNIIRLAVLWARKNAESRRVFVMDLGKCFSRRRSDSGAALRYGEREMSFHSSPVNHVKMHRAPPLICFNIPCIKKPAVDRFHNDDVEYCLYDDDVEYCLYDDDDDEDDVDVKAEMFITKFYEQIKIQRQGVNNS; encoded by the coding sequence ATGCAAACTAAGAGAAAGAACGTAGGTCGGAGAGCATGGAATATCATCCGACTTGCGGTTTTATGGGCAAGAAAAAACGCAGAATCAAGGAGGGTTTTTGTGATGGACCTCGGTAAATGCTTTAGCCGCCGGCGATCAGATTCCGGCGCCGCCTTAAGATATGGAGAAAGGGAGATGTCTTTTCATTCGAGTCCTGTTAATCATGTAAAGATGCATCGTGCACCTCCACTTATTTGTTTCAATATTCCATGCATTAAAAAACCGGCGGTTGATCGTTTCCATAATGATGATGTTGAGTATTGTCTTTACGATGACGATGTTGAGTATTGTCTttacgacgacgacgacgacgaagATGATGTTGATGTGAAGGCGGAGATGTTCATTACTAAGTTTTATGAACAAATTAAGATTCAAAGACAAGGAGTTAATAATTCATAA
- the LOC124929912 gene encoding uncharacterized protein LOC124929912 gives MGNGTSHRPAGAATGKVILSNGTIFEYEPPMTAAELMLEHPRHVVVEVPHKVCAGGAVKVSTARPLPADKKLDKDKLYLMIPMSKSKPASCSLQEIQKLLLIANKKSALNSKTMLLSSLTGILPLMVRFVHMANKKGRIIDEKIDETKGKGKTELLMEEMWEEKPEFMWLSRTVSGKGWRPSLDTIKEKGVK, from the exons ATGGGCAACGGCACCTCCCACCGACCGGCCGGAGCAGCCACCGGAAAAGTCATCCTCTCTAATGGCACTATATTCGAGTATGAACCGCCAATGACCGCCGCCGAGCTCATGCTAGAGCATCCTCGTCACGTTGTTGTCGAG GTACCACACAAGGTGTGTGCTGGTGGCGCGGTCAAGGTATCAACAGCGAGACCTTTACCGGCCGACAAAAAACTAGATAAAGACAAGTTATACCTCATGATTCCGATGAGCAAAAGCAAACCGGCGTCGTGTTCCTTACAAGAAATTCAAAAGTTGTTGTTGATAGCAAATAAAAAAAGTGCTCTCAATTCAAAGACTATGTTGTTATCATCCTTGACAGGGATTCTTCCTTTGATGGTGCGGTTTGTTCATATGGCgaacaagaaaggaagaataattGATGAGAAGATAGATGAAACGAAAGGGAAAGGTAAAACCGAGTTGTTGATGGAGGAGATGTGGGAGGAGAAACCGGAATTCATGTGGTTGAGTCGAACGGTTTCCGGGAAAGGATGGAGACCTAGTTTGGATACCATTAAGGAGAAGGGTGtgaaataa